From a region of the Streptomyces venezuelae genome:
- a CDS encoding zinc ribbon domain-containing protein produces the protein MNAEPADQIRLLDVQALDVRLSQLAHKRKSLPEHAELDSLTKDLAQQRDLLVAAQTQASDTAREQTKAEQDVDQVRQRAARDQQRLDSGVGISARDLANLQSEVVSLAKRQGDLEDVVLEVMERLEGAQERVAGLTERVSALEAKAADATARRDAATSEIDTEVAKVTKDREVVVTSMPADLMALYEKIRVKQGGVGAARLYQRRCEGCRLELDMAEVNEIKAAARDQVVRHENCGRILVRMADSGI, from the coding sequence CTGAACGCCGAGCCCGCCGACCAGATCCGACTTCTCGACGTCCAGGCGCTGGACGTCCGGCTGTCTCAGCTCGCCCACAAGCGCAAGTCGCTGCCCGAGCACGCCGAGCTCGACTCGCTCACCAAGGACCTGGCGCAGCAGCGCGACCTGCTCGTCGCCGCCCAGACCCAGGCGAGCGACACCGCGCGCGAGCAGACCAAGGCGGAGCAGGACGTGGACCAGGTGCGCCAGCGCGCCGCCCGCGACCAGCAGCGGCTCGACTCGGGCGTGGGCATCTCGGCCCGGGACCTGGCGAACCTGCAGAGCGAGGTCGTCTCCCTCGCCAAGCGCCAGGGCGACCTGGAGGACGTGGTCCTGGAGGTCATGGAGCGCCTGGAGGGTGCGCAGGAGCGCGTCGCCGGGCTGACCGAGCGCGTCTCGGCTCTGGAGGCCAAGGCCGCGGACGCCACCGCGCGCCGTGACGCGGCGACCTCCGAGATCGACACCGAGGTCGCGAAGGTCACCAAGGACCGCGAGGTCGTCGTCACGTCCATGCCGGCCGACCTGATGGCGCTGTACGAGAAGATCCGCGTCAAGCAGGGCGGGGTCGGCGCCGCGCGCCTCTACCAGCGCCGCTGCGAGGGCTGCCGGCTGGAGCTCGACATGGCCGAGGTCAACGAGATCAAGGCCGCGGCCCGCGACCAGGTCGTCCGTCACGAGAACTGCGGCCGCATCCTGGTCCGTATGGCCGACTCGGGCATCTGA
- a CDS encoding Nif3-like dinuclear metal center hexameric protein gives MPRLSEVIAALDALWPPSRAEQWDAVGTVCGDPDAEVTRVLFAVDPVQEIADEAVKLGADLIITHHPLYLRGTTTVEAGTFKGRVVHTLIKNDIALHVAHTNADTADPGVSDALAGALDLRIVGPLVPDPSDPEGRRGLGRICELDHPETLREFAARAAAWLPPTAQGIRVAGDPDQPVRRVAVSGGSGDSLFEQVRAAGVDVFLTADLRHHPVSEARETSRPLALVDAAHWATEWPWCEQAAAQLDAISERHGWGLRTHVSRTVTDPWTAHAPSVTPPSISGAPN, from the coding sequence GTGCCCCGTCTCTCTGAAGTCATCGCCGCGCTGGACGCTCTCTGGCCCCCCTCGCGGGCCGAGCAGTGGGACGCCGTCGGAACCGTCTGCGGCGACCCGGACGCCGAGGTCACCCGGGTCCTGTTCGCCGTGGACCCCGTCCAGGAGATCGCCGACGAGGCGGTGAAGCTGGGCGCCGACCTGATCATCACCCACCACCCCCTCTATCTCCGGGGGACCACCACCGTCGAGGCCGGCACCTTCAAGGGCCGGGTCGTGCACACGTTGATCAAGAACGACATCGCGCTGCACGTCGCCCACACCAACGCCGACACCGCCGATCCGGGAGTCTCGGACGCCCTCGCCGGCGCCCTCGACCTGCGGATCGTCGGCCCGCTGGTGCCCGACCCGAGCGACCCGGAGGGCCGCCGCGGCCTCGGCCGGATCTGCGAACTGGACCACCCCGAGACCCTCCGCGAGTTCGCCGCCCGCGCCGCGGCCTGGCTCCCGCCGACCGCGCAGGGCATCCGCGTGGCCGGCGACCCGGACCAGCCGGTCCGCCGGGTCGCCGTCAGCGGCGGCTCCGGCGACAGCCTCTTCGAGCAGGTCCGCGCCGCCGGTGTGGACGTCTTCCTGACCGCCGACCTGCGCCACCACCCCGTGTCCGAGGCCCGCGAGACGAGCCGCCCGCTCGCCCTCGTCGACGCCGCCCACTGGGCCACCGAGTGGCCCTGGTGCGAGCAGGCCGCCGCGCAGCTCGACGCGATCTCCGAGCGCCACGGCTGGGGTCTGCGGACCCACGTCTCGCGCACGGTCACCGACCCTTGGACGGCCCACGCGCCGTCCGTCACACCCCCTTCTATCTCTGGAGCCCCCAACTGA